A region from the Candidatus Gorgyraea atricola genome encodes:
- a CDS encoding FRG domain-containing protein has protein sequence MNFIDISWKQFKDQVEKQILIDKKYIYRGQSNSIWNLKTTLHRTEQFKTPEDIEFYFDHIIPYAHETVATWEGRARNLNNNLELAQFVAYLRHNGFPTPLLDWTYSPFIAAFFAFDEINHYSPQNDYVCIYCFDLANWVKTFKQSYDYRDKNTHVSALQPSSIGNPKQLLQQGVFLYTNLENIESHIEVNEKKFSQKFLYKYRISCTERPQVMRELGLMNITPIQLFPSLESVCKKVATDVSLLFPRGKTKSEINTKNMIYELLKLRNTKK, from the coding sequence ATGAATTTTATTGATATAAGTTGGAAACAATTCAAAGATCAGGTAGAAAAACAGATTCTAATTGATAAAAAATATATTTATCGTGGTCAATCCAACAGTATATGGAACTTGAAAACGACTCTACATAGAACAGAACAGTTTAAAACTCCCGAAGATATCGAATTTTATTTCGATCATATTATACCCTATGCTCACGAAACAGTAGCAACATGGGAAGGCAGGGCGCGTAATTTAAATAATAATCTTGAACTTGCACAATTTGTTGCATATCTTCGACACAATGGTTTTCCTACGCCGCTACTCGATTGGACATACTCACCTTTTATTGCTGCCTTTTTTGCTTTCGATGAAATAAATCACTATTCACCTCAAAATGATTATGTTTGCATTTATTGTTTTGATCTGGCTAATTGGGTAAAAACATTTAAGCAATCATATGATTATCGAGACAAAAATACTCATGTCTCTGCACTTCAGCCTTCATCTATCGGAAACCCCAAGCAACTCCTCCAGCAGGGCGTGTTTTTGTATACAAATTTAGAAAATATAGAAAGCCATATCGAAGTAAATGAGAAAAAATTTAGTCAAAAATTTCTATATAAATACAGAATCTCTTGCACAGAGCGACCTCAAGTGATGAGAGAACTAGGGTTAATGAACATTACACCCATACAACTTTTTCCATCACTTGAAAGTGTTTGTAAGAAAGTAGCAACTGATGTTTCTCTGCTTTTTCCAAGAGGTAAAACAAAGAGCGAAATAAATACTAAAAACATGATTTATGAGCTTTTAAAATTAAGAAATACAAAAAAATAA